Proteins co-encoded in one Burkholderia ambifaria AMMD genomic window:
- a CDS encoding carboxymuconolactone decarboxylase family protein: protein MTAKLNPFAAAPALMKSWMTVSVAAAGSLEPTLIELVKIRASQINACANCLNMHTVEAREQGETEQRINLLAAWREAPCYTDRERAALGWTDALTRLSEGHGAHEAAYAALNDHFSQEEQVKLTLMINVINGWNRLAVGFGLWIDPAEAKAAAAKMVA from the coding sequence ATGACTGCGAAACTCAATCCGTTTGCCGCCGCCCCTGCGCTGATGAAGAGCTGGATGACCGTGTCGGTCGCTGCCGCCGGGAGCCTCGAGCCGACGCTGATCGAGCTGGTCAAGATCCGCGCATCGCAGATCAACGCGTGTGCGAACTGCCTTAACATGCACACCGTCGAGGCGCGCGAGCAAGGCGAGACCGAGCAGCGCATCAACCTGCTGGCCGCCTGGCGCGAAGCGCCCTGTTACACCGACCGCGAACGCGCGGCGCTCGGCTGGACCGACGCGCTCACGCGTCTGTCGGAGGGCCACGGCGCGCACGAGGCCGCGTATGCGGCGCTGAACGACCACTTCAGCCAGGAGGAACAGGTGAAACTTACGCTGATGATCAACGTGATCAACGGCTGGAACCGGCTTGCCGTCGGCTTCGGGCTGTGGATCGATCCGGCCGAGGCGAAGGCCGCGGCCGCGAAGATGGTGGCTTGA
- the egtB gene encoding ergothioneine biosynthesis protein EgtB, translating to MSLLASQLQRRYQDVRAHSIALTATLSAEDQAVQSMPDASPVKWHLAHTTWFFETVVLMRRVPGYAPFDAAFQFLFNSYYEALGPRHPRPQRGLLTRPSLDDVHAYRQYVDEAMLRALDDADPALLAAIAPEIELGLHHEQQHQELIVTDMLHAFSCNPLKPAFRPRDGAATHAALAAGDAGPLRWLHQPGGLVEIGHDGDAFSFDNERPRHTALVRPCEIANRLVTNAEFAAFIADGGYERPEYWLSDGWATVQREGWSAPPYWMPDDDGDAKSVHAWRAFGLHGVEPLAPDAPVCHVSFYEAAAYAEWAGARLPTEFEWEAAFGSDGMQQMLGHVWQWTRSSYEPYPGFRPLAGVAAEYNGKFMVGQQVLRGSSIATPPGHERPTYRNFFPPAARWQFTGVRLARDV from the coding sequence ATGAGCCTCCTTGCATCCCAGCTTCAGCGCCGTTACCAGGACGTGCGCGCCCATAGCATCGCGTTGACCGCGACGCTATCCGCCGAAGACCAGGCCGTGCAGTCGATGCCCGACGCGAGTCCGGTGAAATGGCATCTCGCGCATACGACCTGGTTCTTCGAAACCGTCGTGCTGATGCGCCGCGTGCCCGGCTACGCGCCGTTCGACGCAGCCTTCCAGTTTCTCTTCAATTCCTATTACGAAGCGCTCGGCCCGCGCCATCCGCGGCCGCAGCGCGGGCTGCTCACGCGTCCGTCGCTCGATGACGTGCATGCGTACCGGCAGTACGTCGACGAAGCGATGCTGCGCGCGCTCGACGATGCCGATCCGGCGTTGCTCGCCGCGATCGCGCCCGAGATCGAGCTGGGCCTGCATCACGAGCAGCAGCATCAGGAGTTGATCGTCACGGACATGCTGCATGCGTTCTCGTGCAACCCGTTGAAGCCTGCCTTCCGGCCACGCGACGGCGCCGCCACGCACGCCGCGCTGGCTGCGGGCGACGCAGGCCCGTTGCGCTGGCTGCATCAGCCGGGCGGGCTCGTCGAGATCGGCCACGACGGCGACGCGTTCTCGTTCGACAACGAACGGCCGCGTCATACGGCGCTGGTGCGACCGTGCGAGATCGCGAACCGTCTCGTGACGAATGCGGAATTCGCGGCCTTCATCGCCGACGGCGGCTATGAACGCCCCGAATACTGGCTGTCCGACGGATGGGCAACGGTGCAGCGGGAAGGGTGGTCGGCGCCCCCGTACTGGATGCCCGACGACGACGGCGATGCCAAATCCGTCCATGCATGGCGCGCGTTCGGCCTGCACGGCGTGGAACCGCTCGCGCCAGATGCGCCCGTCTGCCATGTGAGTTTTTACGAAGCGGCCGCCTATGCGGAATGGGCCGGCGCACGCTTGCCGACGGAGTTCGAATGGGAAGCCGCGTTCGGTTCGGACGGCATGCAGCAGATGCTCGGGCACGTGTGGCAGTGGACGCGTTCGTCCTACGAGCCGTATCCGGGCTTTCGGCCGCTCGCCGGGGTGGCTGCCGAATACAACGGCAAGTTCATGGTCGGCCAGCAGGTCCTGCGCGGCAGCAGCATCGCGACGCCGCCGGGGCACGAACGGCCGACGTACCGCAATTTCTTTCCGCCGGCCGCGCGCTGGCAATTCACGGGAGTGCGACTTGCGCGAGACGTCTGA
- a CDS encoding anti-sigma factor family protein, whose protein sequence is MNNLRPDEHDLQAYVDGQLDDDARAAVERYLALHPESAEQVKRWQQDAQRLRAALESVRMPGENPELDPAAIRARRAERSRMRFAMAASFVFCIGLGTFGGWQARGWNAQPPIAPMSDALEAYRMMVVDQVAKVDFRPTSAGDLQGWLTRRVGASAKLPDLSAAGFKPVGGRLFTTDSGAAAAMVLYEDNAGRTLSFYLRPAESKHRLLPAGQRVDGSLLARYGSVNGINFAVVGPAVNLGEQAVVRALDQQI, encoded by the coding sequence ATGAACAACCTCCGTCCCGACGAACACGATCTCCAGGCCTATGTCGACGGCCAGCTCGACGACGATGCGCGTGCCGCGGTCGAGCGATATCTCGCGCTGCATCCGGAGAGTGCGGAACAGGTGAAGCGCTGGCAGCAGGATGCGCAGCGGTTGCGGGCCGCGCTCGAGAGTGTGCGGATGCCGGGTGAGAATCCTGAACTCGATCCGGCGGCGATTCGTGCGCGGCGGGCGGAGCGCTCGCGGATGCGGTTCGCGATGGCGGCTTCGTTCGTGTTCTGCATCGGGCTGGGGACGTTCGGCGGGTGGCAAGCGCGCGGGTGGAACGCGCAGCCGCCGATCGCGCCGATGAGCGATGCGCTCGAGGCTTACCGAATGATGGTGGTCGACCAGGTCGCGAAGGTGGATTTCCGGCCGACGAGTGCGGGCGATTTGCAGGGGTGGCTCACCAGACGCGTGGGCGCTTCGGCGAAGCTGCCGGATTTGAGTGCGGCGGGGTTCAAGCCGGTTGGCGGGCGGTTGTTTACGACGGACAGCGGGGCCGCGGCCGCGATGGTGCTCTATGAGGACAATGCCGGACGGACGCTCAGCTTCTATCTCCGGCCAGCGGAATCGAAACATCGGCTGCTGCCGGCCGGGCAACGCGTGGATGGGTCGTTGCTGGCGCGGTATGGGTCGGTGAATGGGATTAATTTTGCGGTGGTGGGGCCGGCGGTCAATCTCGGCGAACAAGCCGTTGTGCGGGCGCTCGATCAGCAGATTTGA
- a CDS encoding sigma-70 family RNA polymerase sigma factor, with translation MTSVDPATGNAEDRADAAASFDPLRRTLIRVAYRMLGSVADAEDIVQEAFIRWMDVDRTEVRVPEAFLRRMVMRMCLDQLKSARHQRETYIGPWLPEPVVEQDEQEDVTLPLMLALERLSPLERAAFLLHDVFGLEFDEIATTIQRDPAACRQLAARARTHVREARPRFHVEKQRGIELAEAFFAASRSGDMRALGAMLAEDVSLHSDGGGKRAAAGKPVFGFERVMKVHEYLAELFATHASKLVRAGFINGLPGFVTLEADGELQTTALDIDDGKIVAIYVVRNPDKLKHLH, from the coding sequence ATGACGAGCGTCGATCCGGCCACGGGCAATGCCGAAGACCGGGCCGATGCAGCGGCGAGCTTCGACCCGCTGCGTCGCACGCTGATTCGCGTTGCGTACCGGATGCTCGGTTCCGTCGCGGACGCCGAGGACATCGTGCAGGAGGCGTTCATCCGCTGGATGGACGTCGATCGCACCGAGGTGCGCGTGCCCGAGGCGTTCCTGCGCCGCATGGTGATGCGCATGTGCCTCGATCAGTTGAAGTCCGCGCGGCACCAGCGCGAGACCTATATCGGCCCGTGGCTGCCCGAGCCGGTCGTCGAGCAAGATGAACAGGAGGACGTCACCCTGCCGCTGATGCTCGCGCTCGAACGGCTGTCGCCGCTGGAGCGCGCGGCGTTCCTGCTGCACGACGTGTTCGGCCTCGAGTTCGACGAGATCGCGACCACGATCCAGCGCGACCCGGCCGCATGTCGGCAGCTTGCCGCGCGCGCACGCACGCATGTGCGCGAGGCGCGGCCGCGGTTTCATGTCGAGAAGCAGCGCGGGATCGAGCTGGCCGAGGCGTTCTTCGCGGCGTCGCGCAGCGGCGACATGCGCGCGCTCGGCGCAATGTTGGCCGAAGACGTGAGCCTGCATTCGGACGGCGGCGGCAAGCGCGCGGCCGCGGGCAAGCCGGTGTTCGGCTTCGAACGCGTGATGAAGGTGCACGAATACCTGGCCGAGCTGTTCGCCACGCATGCGTCGAAACTCGTGCGCGCGGGGTTCATCAACGGGCTGCCGGGGTTCGTCACGCTGGAGGCCGACGGCGAACTGCAGACGACCGCGCTCGACATCGACGACGGGAAGATCGTCGCGATCTATGTCGTACGCAATCCTGACAAATTGAAGCATCTGCATTGA
- the egtD gene encoding L-histidine N(alpha)-methyltransferase, with amino-acid sequence MRETSDLTATSGGLQPARDSRPSAFERDLIDGLSRTPRSISPKYFYDAAGSALFDRICELPEYYPTRTELGILRDRAAEIVRRVGPHADIVEFGAGSLEKIRVLLDACADNYANAPARYVPIDISADYLHGAAARLRAAYPWLDVAPIAADYTKAEQLAELTETPRRRIGFFPGSTIGNFSPEEADAFLRDAARLLRGGGLLVGADLVKDERTLHDAYNDAQGVTAQFNLNLLARANAELGADFDLDAFSHCAFYDRERQRIEMHLVSDIAQTVHVRGHVFRFDAGERIHTENSHKFTIDGFHAIARRAGFEPDTVWTDADNLFSVHWLRSVDDIRA; translated from the coding sequence TTGCGCGAGACGTCTGACCTGACGGCCACGAGCGGTGGCCTGCAACCCGCCCGCGATTCGCGGCCGAGCGCGTTCGAGCGCGACCTGATCGACGGACTGTCGCGCACGCCGCGCAGCATTTCGCCGAAATACTTCTACGATGCGGCCGGCTCCGCGCTGTTCGATCGCATCTGCGAACTGCCCGAGTATTACCCGACGCGCACAGAGCTCGGCATCCTGCGCGACCGCGCGGCGGAGATCGTGCGGCGCGTCGGCCCGCATGCGGACATCGTCGAATTCGGCGCGGGCTCGCTCGAGAAGATCCGCGTGCTGCTCGACGCATGCGCGGACAACTACGCGAACGCGCCTGCGCGCTACGTGCCGATCGACATCTCGGCCGACTACCTGCACGGCGCCGCGGCGCGGCTGCGTGCCGCGTATCCGTGGCTCGACGTCGCGCCGATCGCGGCCGACTACACGAAGGCCGAACAACTCGCGGAGCTGACCGAAACGCCGCGCCGGCGCATCGGCTTCTTCCCCGGCTCGACGATCGGCAACTTCTCGCCGGAGGAAGCCGACGCGTTCCTGCGCGACGCCGCGCGGCTGTTGCGCGGCGGCGGCTTGCTGGTCGGCGCGGATCTCGTGAAGGACGAGCGCACGCTCCACGACGCGTACAACGACGCGCAGGGCGTGACCGCGCAGTTCAACCTGAACCTGCTCGCCCGCGCGAATGCGGAACTTGGCGCGGACTTCGATCTCGACGCGTTCTCGCACTGCGCGTTCTACGATCGCGAGCGGCAGCGCATCGAGATGCATCTCGTCAGCGATATCGCGCAGACGGTGCATGTGCGCGGCCATGTGTTCCGCTTCGACGCCGGCGAGCGCATCCACACGGAGAACTCGCACAAGTTCACGATCGACGGCTTCCATGCGATCGCACGGCGTGCGGGCTTCGAGCCCGACACCGTGTGGACCGATGCGGACAACCTGTTCAGCGTGCACTGGCTGCGCAGCGTCGACGATATCCGCGCTTGA
- a CDS encoding sigma-70 family RNA polymerase sigma factor has translation MPSNAPDDDALRELIPRLRRFALWLARDVHAADDLVQSTLERALSRWTSRRDDASLRSWLFTILYRQFLDGKRSAKRYAWMLGRIRDDDELHWPSAEREVAARATLEAFGRLSDEQRSLLLLVAVEGFTYQEVADLLDVPIGTVMSRLSRARQALRQLSDGELPAPSLRLMK, from the coding sequence ATGCCCTCAAACGCCCCCGACGACGACGCGTTGCGCGAACTCATTCCCAGGCTGCGACGCTTCGCGCTCTGGCTGGCGCGCGACGTTCATGCGGCAGACGATCTCGTCCAGTCGACGCTCGAGCGCGCGCTGTCGCGCTGGACGAGCCGCCGCGACGACGCGTCGCTGCGCAGCTGGCTCTTCACGATCCTTTACCGGCAATTTCTCGACGGCAAGCGCAGCGCGAAGCGTTACGCGTGGATGCTCGGCCGCATTCGCGACGACGACGAGCTGCACTGGCCGTCGGCCGAACGCGAGGTGGCCGCGCGCGCGACGCTCGAAGCGTTCGGCCGCCTGTCCGACGAGCAGCGCAGCCTGCTGCTGCTCGTCGCGGTCGAGGGCTTCACGTATCAGGAAGTCGCCGACCTGCTCGACGTGCCCATCGGCACCGTGATGTCGCGACTCTCCCGCGCGCGTCAGGCGCTGCGCCAGCTCAGCGACGGCGAGCTTCCCGCTCCTTCTCTCCGGTTGATGAAATGA
- a CDS encoding catalase family peroxidase, whose amino-acid sequence MKQSSSSSPPREPGRGWWRWAVIGGAVAGVTVAFGYVGGWLAPTRLTPHRIVDALQTAGGGAHPGFRRNHAKGVCVTGYFESNGAASAYSVAPFFKAVRTPVVGRFALPGGNPYAPDSSVPIRSLALKLTAPDGQQWRTGMNAMPVFPVATPKAFYAQLLATRPDPATGKPDPAKVKAFFGAHPETAAFREWVKGAKPSASYVTESYYGLNAFYFVDAAGKRQAVRWRVVPEQTAGAGDVATAADPNVLQQDLTHRIADGAQKWKLLVTLAAPGDPVDDATKVWPAQRTTIDAGTLVLDRVEPQDSGPCRDVNYDPTVLPQGIQVSGDPLLAARSAAYADSYLRRTSEEAGVAGAARLSAEGR is encoded by the coding sequence ATGAAGCAATCTTCCTCTTCTTCGCCGCCGCGCGAGCCCGGGCGCGGGTGGTGGCGCTGGGCCGTGATTGGCGGCGCGGTGGCCGGCGTGACCGTGGCGTTCGGGTATGTCGGCGGCTGGCTCGCGCCGACGCGGCTGACCCCGCACCGAATCGTCGACGCGCTGCAGACGGCCGGCGGCGGCGCGCATCCGGGTTTCCGGCGCAATCACGCGAAGGGCGTGTGCGTGACCGGTTACTTCGAAAGCAACGGGGCCGCGAGCGCGTATTCGGTCGCGCCGTTCTTCAAGGCGGTGCGCACGCCGGTGGTCGGGCGGTTCGCGCTGCCGGGCGGGAATCCGTATGCGCCTGACAGCAGCGTGCCGATCCGTAGCCTCGCGCTGAAACTCACCGCACCGGACGGCCAGCAATGGCGGACCGGGATGAACGCGATGCCCGTGTTTCCGGTAGCCACGCCGAAGGCGTTCTACGCGCAGTTGCTCGCGACCCGCCCGGATCCGGCCACGGGCAAACCCGATCCGGCGAAGGTGAAGGCGTTTTTCGGCGCGCATCCGGAGACGGCTGCATTCCGCGAGTGGGTGAAGGGTGCGAAGCCGAGCGCGAGCTACGTCACCGAAAGTTATTACGGGCTGAACGCGTTCTACTTCGTGGACGCAGCGGGCAAGCGCCAGGCGGTGCGGTGGCGCGTCGTGCCGGAGCAGACGGCCGGCGCCGGCGACGTCGCGACGGCCGCGGATCCGAACGTGTTGCAGCAGGACCTGACGCATCGCATCGCGGACGGTGCGCAGAAGTGGAAGCTGCTGGTCACGCTGGCGGCGCCCGGCGATCCGGTGGACGACGCGACGAAGGTCTGGCCCGCGCAGCGCACGACGATCGACGCGGGCACGCTCGTGCTCGACCGCGTGGAGCCGCAGGACAGCGGGCCGTGCCGCGATGTGAATTACGACCCGACGGTGTTGCCGCAGGGGATTCAGGTGTCGGGGGATCCGTTGCTGGCGGCGCGGTCGGCGGCTTATGCGGATTCGTATCTGCGCAGGACGAGTGAAGAGGCCGGCGTGGCCGGCGCGGCGCGGTTGAGTGCGGAGGGACGGTGA
- a CDS encoding cytochrome b, whose product MKATTTFSLPARVLHWVMAAMILTMLFIGVGMVASVSERHDFLVALHKPLGVAVLVLVCVRIVVRFVSKPPALPADLPVWQKVAAHGSHLVLYALMVAMPLIGWAMLSAGGYPVTLGGGVQLPALVSADPVAFAWLRVAHRLLAYLFFATFVAHFAAALYHGLIRRDGVVRAMVGR is encoded by the coding sequence ATGAAGGCGACGACGACGTTTAGCTTGCCGGCGAGGGTGCTGCATTGGGTGATGGCCGCGATGATTCTCACGATGCTGTTTATCGGGGTGGGAATGGTGGCGTCCGTTTCCGAGCGGCATGATTTCCTGGTGGCTTTGCATAAGCCGCTGGGGGTTGCGGTGCTGGTACTGGTTTGTGTGCGGATCGTGGTGCGCTTCGTGTCGAAGCCGCCGGCGTTGCCCGCGGATCTGCCCGTCTGGCAGAAGGTGGCCGCGCATGGGTCGCATCTCGTGCTGTATGCGCTCATGGTTGCGATGCCGCTGATCGGCTGGGCGATGCTGTCGGCTGGCGGGTATCCGGTGACGCTGGGCGGCGGCGTGCAGTTGCCGGCGCTGGTTTCGGCCGATCCGGTGGCGTTTGCCTGGCTCCGGGTCGCGCACCGACTGCTGGCTTACCTGTTCTTCGCTACGTTCGTCGCGCACTTTGCGGCCGCGCTGTATCACGGCTTGATCCGGAGGGATGGGGTGGTGAGGGCGATGGTGGGGCGGTGA